DNA from Xiphophorus maculatus strain JP 163 A chromosome 6, X_maculatus-5.0-male, whole genome shotgun sequence:
TAATGGTCCACTCAATCAGGGTAGTGAAGGAAATCGACATGTTGCTAATTCTATTCAGGTGAACCGTATCTCAATAAGCAGTTTGGAAGAAATGCTGGTCAGTCAGTATAATCAGGATTTTATAGAGCACAAGTGCAATGAGCGAACTGAAATGTCTGTAGAAGACAAACAGTTCATGGATATCATGTCAGAGTCAGCGGTGCTTAAAGATGGTCATTATCACCTGAAGTTACCCTTTCGTAATGCTGAAGTAAAAATGCCCAACAACAAACAGGTGGCCCAGCAGAGGGCGCAATGTCTGTTAAAACGATTTCAGAAGGATAAGTTATTCTTTGAAGAGTACAAAGAATTTATGCATAATGTTAGTGTGGAAGGACATTCAGAAATCGTACCACAAGATCAAATGGAACATGAGGAAGGAAAGGTGTGGTACGTACCTCATCATGGGGTCTACCACCCCCGTAAGAAAACACTGCGGGTTGTTTATGATTGTGCTGCAATGTTTGCTGGAACATCACTGAACAAAGAGCTGTTACAGGGACCAGATTTGACTAGCACCTTATTAGGTGTACTCATTCGTTTTCGGCAAGGTCCAATAGCCCTCATGACGGACATTAAAGGGATGTTCCACCAAGTCAAAGTTGCTCAGGAACATGTAAATTACTTACGTTTTCTCTGGTGGCCCCACGGTGACATCACAAAAGAGCTTGTTGAACATAGAATGTTGGTCCATATTTTTGGTGCAGTCTCTTCCCCTAGTTGTGCCACATATGCACTTTTAAAGACTGCTGATGACAACCAACATCTGTACCCAGAAGAGGTTATTAATACAATCAGACACAGCTTCTATGTAGATGACTGTCTCAGGTCTGTACAGACAGTTGAGCAGGCCATTTCTCTTTATCAACAGCTCACTGAGGTGTGTGCCAAGGGGGGATTTAGGCTCAATAAATGGGTGTGTAGTGAGCGCTCTGTCCTCTCGCAGATCCCTGAGGAAAACAGAGCAACAGGTGTAAGGATGCTAGATCTTAGCCGGGACCAGCTTCCCACTGAAAGAGCCCTGGGGGTACAATGGGATGTTGACCAAGATGTTTTCACCTTTAGCATTGTAAACAAGCACAAACCACTAACAAGACGTGGTATTTTGTCCATTGTCAGCTCTATTTATGACCCTTTGGGTTTCTTAGCTCCAGTTATTCTCCCTGCTAAACAGATTCTTCAACATTTATGTAAACTGAAGTTTGGCTGGGATGAGACAATTCCACCAGAAATGGCACAAGTTTGGAAAAAATGGATCAAAGATTTAGTTCTTCTTGACAACTTTAGTGTCAGACGATGCATCACACCCAAAAGATTTGGGGAAATAAGAAGTGCACAACTGCATCACTTTTGTGATGCCAGTGAAACTGGGTTTGGTGCCGTGTCTTATCTTAGGCTAACTAatagcaaacaggaagtgtgcGTTACCTTTGTTATTGGTAAAGCAAGGGTAGTaccattaaaacaaatcactaTACCACGACTTGAActtgctgctgcagttttagcTGTATGTCTGGACAAAATGCTGTTAGTTCAACTTGGACTCAATCTGAGTGAATCAGTCTTTTGGTCTGATAGCACAACCGTCCTGCAGTACAttgcaaacacaacaacacGGTTCAAAACTTATGTAGCTAATAGAGTTTCCACCATTCGTGATCTTACAAAGGTTACTCAGTGGAGATACATCAGCTCAAAGTTGAATCCAGCTGATGCAGCCTCTCGAGGCATGAAGGTTGGCTCTTTTTTAAAGTCTTCCACCTGGATCAGTGGGCCAGAATTCCTCACAAAACCTGAGATCCAATGGCCAGCAGTGATTAAAGAATTACCTGTCCATTTGGAAGCTGATCCAGAGGTTAAAGATCAAGTCCTGACATGTGCAGCTGTGCTGGAAGAAGTGTGTCCCACCACCAAGCTGCTAATGTACTTTTCCAGTTGGACAAAGCTAAAAAGATGTGTAGCATGGCTCctgaaactaaaagaaatgcTACAAACAAAGAAGTTGCTAACTGCACACTGTGGAAATCAAATGTGTGATAAACAGGACAATAAAACAGATGTTCAGCTcactactgatgatctgtccaAGGCAGAGGAAGCCATAGTGAGAGTTGTGCAGAGAAAACATTATGGCAATGAAATGGCTGCTCTGAGCTCTGGTGCAGTGAAAAAGTCAAGTCATCTGTACAAGCTTGATCCTGTTGTTAATGATGGTGTGTTGAGAGTGGGAGGCAGACTGAGCAAAGCAGCCTTacctgaagaaacaaaacatcctgCAATATTGCCTAAAGGAAGTCATGTTTCAAAGCTCATTCTTCAACATATCCATGAAAAGGTTGGACACAGAGGAAGAAATCACATGCTTTCTACCCTTCGACGACAGTACTGGATCCCTCATGCTAATTCAGCAGCCAGAAAGATCATCAGAGACTGTATGGTGTGTCAAAGGCAACGACAAAAGCCAGGTGAGCAAAAAATGTCAGATCTTCCTATTGACAGAATCTCAACTGATCTTCCACCATTTACTTATGTTGGTACTGATTACTTTGGACCAATAGAAGTGAAGAGAGGGAGAACTATTGTAAAAAGATATGGAGTTCTCTTCACATGCCTAACCTGTCGTGCAGTTCACCTTGAGGTGGCACATTCTCTTGATACAGATTCCTGCATAAACGCCATCAGGAGATTAATCTGCCGCAGAGGACAAGTCAAGGAAATCCGGTCGGACAACGGAACCAACTTTGTCAGCTCAAATCGTGAGTTGAAGCAAGCCATGTTAGAGCTAAAGCAaagtaaaatccaaaaatgCTTAGCACAAGATGGCATAAAGTGGACTTTTAACCCTCCTTATGGAGCCCATCATGGTGGTGTATGGGAGCGCCTGGtgcaggaaataaagaaaatactgtGCTCCATCACAAACCAGCAAGTACTAGATGATGAAGGCTTGCACACAGTTTTATGTGAAGTGGAGGCTATATTAAATGATCGCCCGATTACACCTTCTTCTGAAGATCCCAATGATTTAGAGGCTCTTACTCCAAATCATTTGCTCCAGTTAAAAGGTAAGCCTGTGCTACCACCAGGTTTGTTCAAAAAGGAGGACCTGTACACGCGGAGACGTTGGAGGCAAGCCCAATACATTGTGGACCTGTTCTGGAAACGGTGGGTGAAAGAATATCTCCCTATGTTGCAAGAGCGACGGAAATGGAACAAGACTCGCAGGAACTTTGCCATTGATGATGTGGTGCTTGTTGTTGACGAGGCTGCACCAAGAAATTCTTGGCCTATTGGACGCATCACAGAAACCATGGCAGATGCAAGTGGATTGGTTCGACATGTGCGAGTCAAGACGAGAACAAATGAGCTGGAGAAGCCGATCAACAAGATATGTCTCCTGCTGGAGGCTGTGTAGAGACGACAGCAAATGTTTGTCTCCAACTGAGCTAAGTTCTGGAACCTCTGGCTCTACATTTACACTGATACTCATTTACTGACATGCTGAACATCTCATTCTACTACCTACACttttatacacacacagaccATGCACATGGACAATAGAAGAACGTGGAAGTCATGGAACATTGactgtttttaccttttttaattttttcactaAGAAGACatatgaacttaaaaaaaaaaaaaaaaaaaattgtatactgcataagttaatgtttaaaatgaagtatttgttaatagaaaatattgttGAAGAGCTAAGTCTGCTAATGatattaattttgcatttattaatgGCCACTTATGCAGATGTTAGATGTAATTCTTGTACATGAATTAGGGGCCGGGATGTCGTggccatttatgtaaaagttttgtagattataatttttaccaattttgttttgttctttgtgtagtggaaatatatttaagttaatttagattcaaaatttgcaattcatttttatatttggaattattTAGATTACATTGTTAATTGTTAGACCCGCCCACCAATTTGAGCGATTAAGAACACACCGGGTGCGGGGTGGATTGTTTGGTGGATTGTTTGGTGGATTGTTTGGTGAATGTCTGGTGTGGACGGGAGGCTTTGGTAGAATGATTTTTTGACCACTTGAACACTTGAACACTTGAACACTGGAACAGTTGAACATTAAATCgagactatttttttatttcaactaagttacaagactttttatttcaactttaacaataaatgaatgagtAAAAGTGCGTACAAAGCCCAAACCACCCGTTACCACCCACAGCCTttattggagtttatttttgcttttttggaacCGAAGGCTGCGACAATGGGTATGTATCTGAGAGTAAAACAGTTGagtataatattaatattatttttacattttctaaggCAATGGCAAATCTAAGCcattatagtttatttttaaacaggaaCTCCATCTGCTTAAACCTTCcttgcacaattttttttatttgatattttatgtaGAAGTTATTGTAGTCATTAGGAGACATGGCTGTTTCTCTGTGTTGGTCTACATattggtgggtttttttgttttttagattgTTTCTTGTTGTGAATAAAGATTTTgttaagaatgtaaaaaaaaaaaataaaaaaagacatgggTCACTCCCTTGTTTGAATTGTATAAATACATGCAGCAGAGACACCTGCAAGCAGGAACAGTTCAAGATGAAGATTTCTGTGGCTGCcttaactttctttttcttctatgCATGTGTGGCTGAAATCTCAGCTCAGCCGACAGGAGATAAAGATGGTGGCACCATTCAGTCATCTGGTGACGCAGACTGTGGCGCAGCTGAAGCCCAGAAAACCACTGAGCAACTTTATATCATTTTAAGAGCGGTAGAAGCCAAACTTAGCGACACTCAGACAGAGATCGAGGTCCTGAAGTCACAAGTTCAAGGTAAGAGCAGCAGATTTGGAGTTTCCTCTTTCAGAAATTTTATTAGAtagacattaaataaacattataatGAACacttattttcatatttcctaAGTCAACAAGGTAGCATTTGGAGCATCTATAAGTACAGGTGGAAATATTGGACCTTTTAATACCCACACCATACTGATCTACAAAAAGGCCTTCTTCAACACAGGGTCATACAACCCAACAACAGGTAAACCTATATATATTTGATTACGCTTATTGTTTAAATTAGTGTTTACAAATACTGAGAGTATTTTGCTGTACTTACAgaggtaaaataaattattgctttTCATGTAAATTAGTGTGATCATGTTAGGGAGgacctaaaataaaaactataaaatacatttgagtaGGGGGGGGGACAAAAGGTCAGGGAACACTATGAAGAGGTTAAGAAAGTATGCTATACTAAAATTATTAACAATTTTAGCAATGCATACTAAAATGTTAGTATAGCACACTGACAAAATAGAATCTGTGTGTGGTATGTGGTAAATAACATGTACTTTCATAATCCTTAAACAGATTAAGGATTACGATTGTATTTACAATacaaaaagataataaaacaaatgtacaaatgaaCAAAGAACAAATTCCAGCAAGtcattttaaggcattttagctaaatcttttaaaatagtATCCAATATTACATCATCATTACATTatgaagttaaattaaattttttgtttttgtttttgaggttGCTCAAATGTCTTACTGCATGTGTGTTCAAAAGATCACCAAAGATCACCATAAACATTACGTTTATTGTCCACAGGTATTTTTACGACTCCTGTCAAAGGAGCCTATTACTTCAGCTTCTCTGGACATAATCAATCAACTAAACAAATGGGCCTGCAACTGATGAAGAATGGAGAGCGGATGATCACTGGCTTCAACCATGTTGATGCTATAGATCGGTATGAGACAGCAACCAATGGGATGACTCTGCAGCTTGAAGTTGGAGACCAGGTTTACGTGATACTGATGGCAGGCACATGGATTCATGACAATGACAATAGTCAAAGTACCTTTATTGGTCATTTATTATTCCCTCTGTAAAGTTCCCGCAAAAGGATAAAGCTAACATACACAtgacatacattttatttcactgataataTTTAGTGGTAACACTTACTGATGGGGACAGATATCAGGATAAAAATAGATGTTGTGTGTGCTATGTCTTAAATGTGAGGTGATCTGATGtgtgtaataaaacatttttttacaatcatattcatatttgaccaataaaaatctaataaaacacaaattgttttcattGCAAAAACCTGTTTCATTCTTTGAAAATCCATTTGTGGTGACGCTCCTCTaaacttttattcagttttaaacaAGGATGTGAAAACATCATTTTCTCAATTGCCacaaaagatgttaaaaaagtcttcaaaacatgaaaaactcaataaaaaatatttgcacagcATGGGTGACAAATGattctgaaacacaaaacacctCTGTCAGTTTTACcaatatgaatgttttatttgaattataaaaaaaaaaattaattgattgattgatttattaacataattaaagaaaaaaggaataaaataaggAAGCACATAAATAATATGAACTgataaataagaatataaagaaatgtaaattaatCAGAAATGCTCACTCTTACTGAGGCCAGCCATTCTCATAATGTTACTTTAGCTAAGCAATACTGAAGCTGATAGTTCTGACAGTGTAACAGAGTAACGGACAAATTGATGTATTAATTTAAAGATTCAATCACCAGAAGCTTTGAAA
Protein-coding regions in this window:
- the LOC111608821 gene encoding uncharacterized protein LOC111608821, whose amino-acid sequence is MALKPSKVPFKTKSSSFATSVAVVSKQTSDKQVQFNHEVTKLVRARCLFCDGNHCMEKCDSFKQKANKEKVTFLKSKGLCFGCLQKGHMSKTCPQRLTCLTCNKSHPTVLHIKPTEQQYQAFKAESKESPISNALVSLNVGSYTGAGSNECVLSVVPVKVKLEKGTKIVETYAFLDPGSSATFCTEALMMQLNASGKKVEIMLKTMGQEKPASSYRLSGLEVAALKENEYLKLPDVYTQQSIPVTKENIPKEEDLRKWSYLKVVELTPIDAGIGLLIGVNSPKALEPWKVVNSEGSGPYAVLTRLGWVVNGPLNQGSEGNRHVANSIQVNRISISSLEEMLVSQYNQDFIEHKCNERTEMSVEDKQFMDIMSESAVLKDGHYHLKLPFRNAEVKMPNNKQVAQQRAQCLLKRFQKDKLFFEEYKEFMHNVSVEGHSEIVPQDQMEHEEGKVWYVPHHGVYHPRKKTLRVVYDCAAMFAGTSLNKELLQGPDLTSTLLGVLIRFRQGPIALMTDIKGMFHQVKVAQEHVNYLRFLWWPHGDITKELVEHRMLVHIFGAVSSPSCATYALLKTADDNQHLYPEEVINTIRHSFYVDDCLRSVQTVEQAISLYQQLTEVCAKGGFRLNKWVCSERSVLSQIPEENRATGVRMLDLSRDQLPTERALGVQWDVDQDVFTFSIVNKHKPLTRRGILSIVSSIYDPLGFLAPVILPAKQILQHLCKLKFGWDETIPPEMAQVWKKWIKDLVLLDNFSVRRCITPKRFGEIRSAQLHHFCDASETGFGAVSYLRLTNSKQEVCVTFVIGKARVVPLKQITIPRLELAAAVLAVCLDKMLLVQLGLNLSESVFWSDSTTVLQYIANTTTRFKTYVANRVSTIRDLTKVTQWRYISSKLNPADAASRGMKVGSFLKSSTWISGPEFLTKPEIQWPAVIKELPVHLEADPEVKDQVLTCAAVLEEVCPTTKLLMYFSSWTKLKRCVAWLLKLKEMLQTKKLLTAHCGNQMCDKQDNKTDVQLTTDDLSKAEEAIVRVVQRKHYGNEMAALSSGAVKKSSHLYKLDPVVNDGVLRVGGRLSKAALPEETKHPAILPKGSHVSKLILQHIHEKVGHRGRNHMLSTLRRQYWIPHANSAARKIIRDCMVCQRQRQKPVHLEVAHSLDTDSCINAIRRLICRRGQVKEIRSDNGTNFVSSNRELKQAMLELKQSKIQKCLAQDGIKWTFNPPYGAHHGGVWERLVQEIKKILCSITNQQVLDDEGLHTVLCEVEAILNDRPITPSSEDPNDLEALTPNHLLQLKGKPVLPPGLFKKEDLYTRRRWRQAQYIVDLFWKRWVKEYLPMLQERRKWNKTRRNFAIDDVVLVVDEAAPRNSWPIGRITETMADASGLVRHVRVKTRTNELEKPINKICLLLEAV
- the LOC102235115 gene encoding complement C1q-like protein 2 — protein: MKISVAALTFFFFYACVAEISAQPTGDKDGGTIQSSGDADCGAAEAQKTTEQLYIILRAVEAKLSDTQTEIEVLKSQVQVNKVAFGASISTGGNIGPFNTHTILIYKKAFFNTGSYNPTTGIFTTPVKGAYYFSFSGHNQSTKQMGLQLMKNGERMITGFNHVDAIDRYETATNGMTLQLEVGDQVYVILMAGTWIHDNDNSQSTFIGHLLFPL